One genomic window of Salvia miltiorrhiza cultivar Shanhuang (shh) chromosome 4, IMPLAD_Smil_shh, whole genome shotgun sequence includes the following:
- the LOC131021218 gene encoding uncharacterized protein LOC131021218 — translation MPLSSPHRPHISLHRSAICLPPSPLPFPTTICPLASLYRFSAPTTRYATSISFLQRFAPSAPARHQATTMIFGSRCLVQNRRSPAAVLHSPTPILTSTVNTQYNYERSTSGWIPINLDHDLLGLKLIDGWGPKHQGQTKTKVMPKH, via the exons ATGCCCCTCTCATCTCCACACCGGCCCCACATTTCCCTTCACCGATCTGCGATCTGCCTCCCACCATCGCCGCTTCCTTTCCCCACAACGATCTGCCCCCTCGCATCTCTATACCGGTTCTCCGCGCCGACCACTAGATATGCCACCTCCATTTCCTTCCTCCAGCGATTCGCCCCATCGGCCCCAGCCCGTCACCAAGCCACGACCAtg aTTTTTGGTTCTAGGTGCCTGGTCCAGAACCGCCGCTCGCCAGCCGCTGTGTTGCACTCACCCACTCCTATTCTCACTTCAACt GTCAACACCCAGTACAACTACGAGAGATCAACGAGTGGATGGATCCCCATTAATCTAGACCACGATCTATTAGGCCTCAAGCTCATCGATGGGTGGGGTCCAAAACATCAAGGACAAACAAAGACTAAGGTCATGCCCAAACAttaa